DNA from Nymphaea colorata isolate Beijing-Zhang1983 chromosome 4, ASM883128v2, whole genome shotgun sequence:
gcccacattgACTGCAAAAAActtattaattttatattgatatgTGTGAGCAATTGCTCCTATTGGCATATTGGAGCcctttaaaatttcataattttatatcTATTAGTTAGCGCCTCTTAACTGGAAGTTTTGTCAAATTTCATGCAAGCAGATATCGTAGATATTATAGgttggacaattgcccacattgCGCCTACACCTACATCACCCTTGTGTAagcaaaccaacaaaaaaaaaactaaaattatcATTTACTACACTCAATCCTACCACATTCTTTTGTCTCATCAGGTCTTAAGGCAGTTAACAGTAGCTTTGTTCGGAAAAAGATAATCTAATTCTTGGTGTATATGTTTCCAGAAAACATGATCTAAGGACACTGTGTTCTTATTCTACGCAAAATGAAGTAAATTGGATGTTGTTCTTGTCTTCAACGACCATGACAAAATTACACTAAACAAGAACATGGACGCATTCTTAGAATCAATGTTGAGGcaaaatgtgttttaagaaCACAGTAACTTATTAAATTCCCTATTAGTATATATAATAAAGCGACCAATTCGATCACCTTTAATTTGGTGTTCTCTTGACCGCCCATGTGTTCTCTCAAACCTTTAAATATTACGGAAGtgataagaagaaaaaaacaaaaggttccATGAGTTTTACAGTTAACTTACAAGTGGCTGTTGGGACGCTCTTTGATGAAGCAGGAGCGTTGGTGTGGGGAAAGTTTCTAAGCATTAATATAATGTTTGATGGTGTGTAAATAGATTGAGTTGCATGTGTACCCAACAAGTATGTAAAAgataatttctgatttttttaataaagaatgCAGACATTTTAGACTTTAGACATTTTTTACaatccttttttccttttagaagttttttttttattttaataggaGTATTTTGGTCGTTGTTACCTTTATTTCAAAAAGGTTACCTTTTGGTTGAAACAATGACGCAAAGAAAGATGTATTGGGTGTACAAAACCACAACTATACTTATTGTTattctttgaaaatttaaaatttattaataaTGCTTGTTTTGAGAGATATTTTTAGCTTTCACCCCTGGCTGTAAATCTAATAATCTCCTCGCTCATCAACAATGAGAAAagctaataaaaaataattggtGAACTATGGGCGAGGGCCAATTTTCTTCATGCTTCAAACCAACTCCACTTTTTATATCGTGAATGTGACAACAATTAAGGGACAAGTTGAACCAGTTGTGACATTTATCCGTGCAAACTTGTTCCGCCGTTCCACCGATGGACTTCATTCCGGCCTCTTAGTTGTCGgtattcttcattttctcatttcagacaataaagttttttctttttcattttcaagtgggccggattttttttttctgtggtcGGACAGAATCAGAATATGCTCTTGTCATTTACTGTTTGAGTTTTTTTCGTAGTTTTATTCATCTAACTCTTGGCAGTTCAGCTCACCTTTACTCGTAAACTATAATaacaataaacaataaaatgaaCGGAAAATTGAAGAACGTATCGCCGGTTTTCACGAGCGGGCCACcaagataaataatttattacGTTTTAGCAGACCCGTGCTCCGGCCCACTTGCGGCGTTATGGGCCGGCGCATAGATTTGGTGGCCGGACCCCACCTGCTCAGTCGGGTTTCTGAAAAGGAATTAAAGCAGAATCCGTGGTGTCATACTGAAATCATCagagtcagatttttttttgttttatatttctGCCTCTTCTCGAACCATGCCGAATTTTAAAGTACAAAGCGTCAGCGATTTTTAATTCTGAAATTTCTCAACCAGGCGAACTTTTTAGACTTAATTACCCCGGGAAGCCTTACCTCTTCaatctttttttcaaatcaatatGTTGGTTGCGATGTAACTATCTACTTAAGACATCGGTTTGAAAGTGTACAACACTTGAGGTCTTTATTTGGTGATTGTCCTAAGAATAAGGACTACACGAGAAAAAGATCGGGAACGTACCGTTTATTTATGAagttataataataaaaaaagacacACGGAcaagatattcattttttttaaaattttcttcttattagaAAATTGCGTGCAGGGAGACCCGAACAGGGGTCTCGGTCGGGTCAAGAAACTGCATGATTGACATGGGAGTGATCCTTGCACGGGACGTCAGAGTATCGAACCAGGCGGGCGGCCATGGTTGGGGTTGTGCTCTTGGTGGACTTAGGTCGAGGTTGGTTGCTCCTTGGTTTCGAGACGTGGGGCCTGGCGCGGGGACAAAAGGGGAATATCAGAAAAGGAATATTCCTTCTCTGTCTAGGGTTGTGTGGTATATAATCACGCTTCCGTCCTCTCCGTTTATCCTTGCCCAGGGGAAGAGAGACGAGAGACAGATTGAGAGTGGGAGAAGAGGGAGGTACCGGCCTAATTAGAGATAGTTTCTTTTGTGTGGTGAAGAGAAATGGAGCAGACCTTCATTATGATCAAGCCTGATGGCGTCCAGAGGGGCCTGGTTCGTTCCTTGAAATCTTCTCTTTTCCTATACactttttaaaatctcttttttgaAGCTTTTTTTCGACCATCATTGTTTTTCTAGGAGAGGGAAGGATGATTTTTGTGGCTTTAGCTAGTTGAAAAGTTGtacttctttgtttttgttttttctttctttcttgatatGGTCAGCgttgagtttttgttttgatggtCGTTTTTGGTTCTGTTGGTTGTGTATTCTAAGGTTTAGATGCTAAAATATGGGATTCAGTTTTATGTTAGTCTTTTCATATTTAGATCAATGGAATGGttttgatggttttttttttatctgccaATTTCGTGATTTTGTTTGACGAGATGATGGGTGTGGGTGGTTTGTGACTCTCAGTTGCCAAATGTCGTCCAAATATTTTAATCCTTGATAGCATTTATACCGGGGATGTCGGTccatttaatttatttgattATTCTCTCCTTTTTTTGTGTTCCAGGTGGGAGAGATTCTTTCTAGGTTCGAAAAGAAGGGTTTCTATCTGAGAGGTAGAGAGTTATCTTCCTTCTCATCTTCCTTCACAAAATGGATGGAAATTGATTGGTTTGTTTCCATTTGATGGTTAGGGTTGAAGATGACAACCGTTGACCGTCCTTTTGCTGAGAAACACTATGAAGATCTTTCAGCAAAACCGTTCTTCAATGGGCTTTGCGAGTACATCACATCTGGTGCTGTTGTTGCGATGGTTTGGGAAGGCAAGAACGTCGTTACCACCGGTAGGAAGATTATTGGAGCCACCAACCCGTCTGATTCCGCTCCTGGTACCATCCGCGGTGACTTCGCCGTTGAAGTTGGCAGGTATGGCTTTATTTAATTTAGTTCTGTTCTCGTACTAATTTAGTCCAATTTTATGTATGTTTTTACTCAAGAATATCATACATTATGAGGAGGTACCTTTTAATCTTGGCGGTGGTGAAAAAAATGGCCTTCTTTTCAATTATTGGTAGGTTTGGATGTATATGAGAAAGAAAGTTTCGAGTTTCTTATTATGTTGGTGGTAGGCAGCTAACAGAGTAGCTTTTTCATCCGATTGAACACCATTCGATTTAAATCTGCAACTTCTGTTTTAACTTCAACCCGACTTCTGTAAGAAGCGTTTGATGCAactattttcttgattttactTCCACAGGAACGTCATTCACGGGAGTGACTGTGTAGAGAATGCAAAAAAGGAGATTGCTCTGTGGTTCCCCGAGGGTGTGGCTACCTGGCAGAGCAGCGTCCATCACTGGATCTATGAGTAAAGCAGctagaggagagggagattGTTCTTGATAGCGTTGAGGTTTTTTTATGGAACTCGAGTTTTGAGTACCCGTCATCGTATCTGTAGCCTTTGTTCTATTAGGGATGGACCCCTTATATTTGAGTTTCTTGTTGTTGGTCATTGTTAGTGATCCCCATGTCTCTGGCTGCTTATGGATGATGAGCACATGATGATTCCTTCCATTTGCATTCTTCTCAGAGACCGTTAATTTATAATAAAAGCAGCTTTTTTCCGGTGATGAACagcttctctttttctcctgcaaaagagggagaaaaattCCACAGAGACGCCCTGAATTCGTGTCAAGCGTGTTCACTGCACCATTCACAAATGGGTTACGAACTGCAAAATGGTGGAACtgggaaaaatagaaaatccGCAATTTGATCCGAATTTACGAGCCGAAGAACCCAACATCATTGGTCGTGAACTATCATAAATTCGACTTGCAATTTGGagtttgatgattttttagGGGCTTTGGCATTCCATATCTTCACATGCAATTGGATTGTGGGAAACGACTTTCAAATAGTAAAATTTGCCGAACGAGAAGACCGTGGATATGATGAAATTTAAGGCTTTTATTTATCATGGAGGGATCGTACAAAGGGCGGGCAAGAGACTCTGTCATAAGTTTGAGACATGTCTAGCTTCAATGACATCACTGGTCAAAGAAATGAGATCTTGGATTCTCCTGTCTTTAATAAAAGCACCCTGGGACTGATTTATGATCCTCATAAAAATGTTCTGCATCCTGCAAGCCATCAATTtagagataattttgaaaaggcTATTGCACATGGCTGTAGGACGAAAGTCATCAATCATATTAGCACCTACAAACTTCAGAATCAGCATGATGATATAGGTGCTGTTAATGGATTCAACAACTAACCTGCCACTGACAAAAAGTTGGACATAGCCATGCTAATCTCATCGCCAACTATATCCCGCATAGCCTGGAAGAAGTGATTCGAGAGGCCGTAGGGCCAGCAGCACTCTCAGAATCCATGCTCATAACAACTTCAGTGACTTCCTCCTTAGAAACAAGCCTCAAAAGGAACGCATTCTCTTCCGCCGACAGCCATCGGGACAGGTAGATTCCCAGAGGCACTTTCATCTcgaaggaaggaagagaagtAACTAGTAGCCTCTCTGAGAATATTCTCTTGACCTTCAACTGAAATCTGATTTATGGTCCAACATGAGAGAAAATTCCTTCGAGATCTAGCATTAACTAGAGCTTGAAAAGAATTGGTATTACGGTTCCCTTCAAGGAGCTATCTCACCTTAGATTTGTTCTTTCCACATGATGTCCACCAAAAGAAGAGCTCGTTGTAGCTCCATTTTGATGGCATCGTTGGTAACTGGTTTAGACATGATGCTCATCACTTTAGGAATCTTATGACCCATTGTGAACAATTTCTATAGAGACGTCTCACTCgcatttttctcttctctcctttttcctttttaactgTATAAATGAACTCCAACTCCAACTATACCGTGCAGTTCCCT
Protein-coding regions in this window:
- the LOC116252126 gene encoding nucleoside diphosphate kinase 1-like translates to MEQTFIMIKPDGVQRGLVGEILSRFEKKGFYLRGLKMTTVDRPFAEKHYEDLSAKPFFNGLCEYITSGAVVAMVWEGKNVVTTGRKIIGATNPSDSAPGTIRGDFAVEVGRNVIHGSDCVENAKKEIALWFPEGVATWQSSVHHWIYE